One genomic window of Solanum stenotomum isolate F172 chromosome 9, ASM1918654v1, whole genome shotgun sequence includes the following:
- the LOC125875626 gene encoding uncharacterized protein LOC125875626 produces MATINGLTSPQPFLSLQKSNSKPFLSLSKPMKSQFLFKGLKQQNQQLRDWAIVGSVANEADVIPVQSTDVTDQQNGVVIGLEREPELGGGEIDIVNQVVGGFGNEGRLSFEGAGGFSSASGVGGSDVEKLIDRAINATIVLAAGSFAITKLLTIDHDYWHGWTLFEILRYAPQHNWVAYEEALKRNPVLAKMVISGVVYSVGDWIAQCYEGKPLFEIDRARMLRSGLVGFTLHGSLSHYYYQFCEALFPFEDWWVVPVKVAFDQTVWSAIWNSIYFTVLGILRFESPLAIFSELKATFLPMLTAGWKLWPFAHLITYGVIPVEQRLLWVDCVELIWVTILSTYSNEKSESRVSEVIVEAEAQPPSISPPQE; encoded by the exons ATGGCGACCATCAATGGCTTGACCTCACCACAGCCCTTTCTCTCTCTACAAAAATCCAACTCAAAGCCCTTTCTCTCTCTATCGAAACCCATGAAGTCTCAATTCTTATTCAAAGGTCTTAAACAGCAGAATCAGCAGTTGAGGGATTGGGCTATAGTGGGTTCGGTAGCAAACGAAGCCGACGTGATTCCGGTTCAAAGTACTGACGTTACGGACCAGCAAAACGGAGTCGTAATTGGATTGGAAAGAGAACCGGAATTAGGGGGCGGAGAGATAGATATTGTAAATCAGGTGGTGGGTGGGTTTGGAAATGAAGGGAGGTTATCGTTTGAAGGTGCTGGTGGGTTTTCTTCGGCAAGTGGTGTTGGTGGGTCGGATGTGGAGAAACTTATTGATAGAGCTATAAATGCAACTATTGTGTTAGCTGCTGGATCTTTTGCTATTACTAAATTGCTCACTATTGATCATGATTACTGGCAT GGATGGACATTATTTGAGATATTGAGATATGCACCTCAGCACAACTGGGTTGCATACGAGGAAGCCCTTAAAAGAAATCCAGTTTTGGCTAAAATGGTTATCAGTGGAGTGGTTTACTCTGTTGGGGATTGGATTGCACAG TGCTATGAAGGGAAGCCTCTTTTTGAAATCGATCGTGCACGTATGTTGAGATCAGGCTTAGTTGGATTCACGCTACATGGATCCCTatctcattattattatcagTTTTGTGAG GCACTGTTTCCTTTCGAAGATTGGTGGGTGGTTCCTGTCAAGGTTGCCTTTGATCAAACTGTTTGGTCAGCAATTTGGAACAGCATCTACTTCACAGTTTTGGGAATTTTACGTTTTGAATCTCCTCTTGCCATTTTCAGTGAATTGAAGGCTACGTTCTTGCCAATGTTGACG GCTGGTTGGAAGCTGTGGCCATTTGCTCATCTAATTACATATGGTGTAATTCCGGTTGAACAAAGGCTTCTTTGGGTTGACTGTGTGGAACTCATTTGGGTGACAATACTCTCAAC tTATTCAAATGAGAAATCAGAATCTAGAGTCTCTGAGGTGATCGTAGAAGCAGAGGCACAACCTCCCTCGATAAGCCCACCACAG GAGTAA